Proteins from one Bacteroides zhangwenhongii genomic window:
- a CDS encoding AAA family ATPase has product MENPFIITGNIPEKYFCDRREESKKVIRTLSNGGNLCMISPRRMGKSKLVRFCYDKPEIADNYYTFYIDILHTSSLREFTYLFGQKVFETLNTKSRKAFMALVQGLRSINAKFGFDPITATPTFSLELGDISHPEFTLAEIFTSLEKADRPCIVAFDEFQQITKYPEDNIEALLRSHIQHLSNVHFIFAGSERHLVTEMFLSSARPFYNSTSIMELHPISTEEYIPFVCKWFRAYERDIHEKDVLRIYGLFGGNTYYMQKTFHEAFINTSAGGVCTIDILRQTIDEILEEAGDGYRQILSRIPERQKELLYAIATEGKAQKIMSASFIRKYALTSSSAVQAASRKLMELDLLTMEDSSYYIPDILFRMYLQRLRESDILFLPLD; this is encoded by the coding sequence ATGGAAAACCCTTTTATTATTACCGGTAATATTCCGGAGAAATATTTCTGTGACAGGCGTGAAGAATCGAAAAAAGTCATTCGCACCTTGTCTAATGGTGGAAATCTATGTATGATTTCACCGAGACGTATGGGAAAATCCAAGTTGGTTCGTTTTTGTTATGACAAGCCTGAAATTGCTGATAATTATTATACCTTTTATATAGATATCCTGCATACATCCAGTTTACGTGAATTCACTTACCTTTTCGGGCAAAAAGTTTTTGAAACGTTGAATACTAAAAGTAGGAAGGCATTTATGGCATTGGTGCAGGGATTGAGATCTATTAATGCGAAGTTTGGTTTTGATCCCATCACTGCCACTCCGACTTTTAGCCTGGAGCTGGGGGATATCAGTCATCCGGAATTTACATTGGCCGAGATCTTTACTTCTTTGGAAAAGGCGGACAGACCGTGTATTGTGGCTTTTGACGAATTTCAGCAGATTACTAAGTATCCGGAAGATAATATTGAGGCACTACTTCGTTCGCATATCCAGCATCTTTCCAATGTACATTTTATCTTTGCCGGTAGTGAACGCCATCTTGTTACGGAGATGTTTCTTTCTTCAGCCAGACCTTTTTATAACAGTACGTCGATAATGGAGTTACATCCTATTTCGACAGAAGAATATATACCTTTTGTCTGTAAATGGTTCAGGGCGTATGAACGGGATATCCATGAGAAGGATGTATTGAGGATATACGGACTGTTTGGCGGGAACACTTATTATATGCAGAAGACTTTTCATGAAGCTTTTATAAATACTTCAGCTGGCGGTGTATGTACAATAGATATATTGAGACAAACAATTGATGAGATTTTGGAAGAGGCCGGTGATGGTTATCGCCAGATATTATCCCGAATCCCCGAACGGCAGAAAGAACTTTTGTATGCGATTGCCACAGAAGGAAAAGCCCAAAAAATAATGAGTGCTTCTTTTATTCGTAAATATGCTTTGACATCTAGTAGTGCCGTTCAGGCGGCGAGTCGTAAATTGATGGAATTGGATCTGTTGACAATGGAAGATAGCAGTTATTATATTCCGGATATTCTTTTCCGTATGTATCTTCA
- the map gene encoding type I methionyl aminopeptidase has translation MKNFIKGFRFTPSNYPAAVEEKIQKYRKQGYKLPPRKVLRTPEQLEGIRESAKINTALLDYISENIREGMSTEEIDVMVYDFTTAHGAIPAPLNYEGFPKSVCTSINDVVCHGIPNKHEILRSGDIINVDVSTIYKGYFSDASRMFMIGEVSPEMRKLVQVTKECMEIGIAAAQPWKQLGDVGAAIQAHAEKNGFSVVRDLCGHGVGMKFHEEPDVEHFGRRGTGMMIVPGMTFTIEPMINMGTYEVFVDEADGWTVCTDDGLPSAQWENMILITETGNEILTY, from the coding sequence ATGAAGAACTTTATCAAGGGATTCCGGTTTACTCCCTCCAATTATCCGGCTGCAGTAGAAGAGAAAATACAGAAATACAGAAAACAAGGATACAAACTTCCGCCACGTAAGGTACTCCGTACCCCCGAGCAACTGGAAGGGATTCGTGAAAGCGCAAAAATCAATACAGCGTTGCTGGACTATATTTCGGAGAATATCCGTGAAGGGATGTCCACAGAAGAGATCGATGTGATGGTGTATGACTTCACAACCGCCCACGGAGCTATTCCCGCACCGCTCAACTATGAAGGATTTCCCAAAAGCGTCTGCACAAGTATCAATGATGTAGTGTGTCATGGGATACCCAACAAGCACGAGATTCTCAGAAGCGGTGATATTATCAACGTAGACGTTTCTACCATTTACAAAGGATATTTCTCCGATGCATCCCGGATGTTTATGATTGGAGAGGTCAGCCCTGAAATGCGCAAATTGGTTCAAGTGACCAAAGAATGTATGGAAATAGGTATTGCGGCCGCACAACCCTGGAAGCAATTGGGAGATGTAGGCGCAGCTATCCAAGCGCATGCCGAGAAGAACGGATTCAGTGTGGTACGTGATCTTTGCGGACATGGCGTAGGGATGAAGTTCCATGAAGAGCCGGATGTAGAACATTTCGGACGGCGAGGCACGGGCATGATGATCGTGCCGGGAATGACTTTTACCATCGAACCGATGATCAACATGGGAACTTACGAAGTATTCGTAGACGAAGCCGACGGATGGACAGTCTGCACGGACGACGGACTGCCTTCCGCCCAATGGGAAAACATGATTTTGATTACTGAAACCGGAAACGAAATTCTTACATATTGA
- a CDS encoding DNA recombination protein RmuC, translated as MELILLIAIAILVTVLLVLALTKGNNQTQAEQLQIALRQQMQENREELNRSIRELRMEMTQTLNQNMQQLQDVLHKNMMTTGELQRQKFDMMARQQETLIKSTEKRLDDMRLMVEEKLQKTLNERIGQSFEIVRSQLENVQKGLGEMKSLAQDVGGLKKVLSNVKMRGTFGEVQLGALLEQMMSPEQYDANVKTKKSGTEFVEFAIKLPGKDDANSTVYLPIDAKFPKDIYEQYYDAFEAGDTALMESSGKQLENTIKKMAKDIHDKYVDPPFTTDFAIMFLPFESIYAEVIRRTSLVETLQKEYKIVVTGPTTLGAILNSLQMGFRTLAIQKRTGEVWTVLGAVKTEFGKFGGLLEKVQKNLQSAGDQLEEVMGKRTRAIERKLRQVEQLPHEESRKILPIDGIEEEEE; from the coding sequence ATGGAACTGATTCTACTCATTGCGATTGCCATATTAGTGACAGTCCTGCTGGTACTGGCTCTGACGAAAGGCAACAATCAAACGCAAGCGGAACAATTACAGATAGCCCTACGCCAACAAATGCAAGAGAACCGGGAGGAACTGAACCGCAGTATCCGGGAACTCCGCATGGAAATGACGCAGACGCTCAACCAGAATATGCAGCAACTTCAAGACGTTCTGCACAAAAACATGATGACTACCGGAGAACTGCAACGGCAAAAGTTCGACATGATGGCCCGCCAGCAGGAAACGTTAATAAAATCCACCGAGAAACGTTTGGATGATATGCGTCTGATGGTGGAGGAGAAACTGCAAAAAACACTGAACGAACGAATTGGGCAATCCTTCGAGATAGTCCGTTCGCAACTGGAGAATGTGCAGAAAGGGCTGGGAGAAATGAAATCTCTCGCCCAAGATGTAGGCGGACTGAAAAAGGTATTGAGTAATGTGAAAATGCGGGGCACATTCGGAGAAGTCCAACTGGGTGCTTTATTGGAACAGATGATGAGTCCGGAACAGTACGACGCCAATGTCAAAACAAAAAAGAGCGGAACAGAATTCGTCGAGTTTGCCATTAAACTTCCGGGAAAAGATGACGCCAACAGCACTGTTTACCTCCCGATTGACGCTAAATTCCCCAAAGATATTTACGAACAATATTATGATGCATTCGAGGCCGGAGATACCGCACTGATGGAGTCATCCGGCAAGCAACTGGAAAATACGATCAAGAAGATGGCAAAAGATATTCATGACAAATATGTGGACCCGCCTTTCACTACGGACTTTGCCATCATGTTTTTGCCATTCGAAAGTATCTACGCTGAGGTTATCCGCCGCACCAGCCTCGTAGAGACACTCCAGAAAGAATATAAAATTGTAGTGACCGGACCGACGACATTAGGCGCTATCCTCAACAGTCTGCAAATGGGCTTCCGCACCCTGGCGATCCAAAAGCGTACCGGAGAAGTGTGGACTGTGTTGGGAGCTGTCAAGACAGAATTCGGCAAGTTCGGAGGACTACTTGAAAAGGTACAAAAGAACCTCCAAAGTGCCGGCGACCAACTGGAAGAAGTGATGGGGAAACGGACACGTGCCATTGAACGCAAACTACGGCAAGTGGAACAGTTACCCCATGAAGAAAGCCGGAAAATTCTACCTATTGACGGAATAGAAGAAGAGGAAGAATAA
- a CDS encoding sodium:proton antiporter, whose amino-acid sequence MRKVLSFSGFLMLGLVISQFLPMIAGEGYGVVKSISNVLLYVCLSFIMINVGREFVLDKSRWKSYAEDYFIAMATAALPWFMIAIYYVFILLPPDYWNSWEAWKENLLLSRFAAPTSAGILFTMLAAIGLKSSWIYKKIQVLAIFDDLDTIILMIPLQIMMIGLRWQLIIVVVIVFLLLSIGWQRLNKYDWRQDWKAILFYSVIIFLATQILYLGSKELYGEAGSIHIEVLLPAFVLGMIMKHKEHDTPVERSVATGISFLFMFLVGMSMPHFIGVNFAETHAGTHSVTGSQEMMSWGMILFHVVMVSLLSNLGKLCPMFFYRDRKLSERLALSIGMFTRGEVGAGIIFIALGYNLGGPALVISVLTLVLNLILTGIFVLWVKNLALRSVTTKDTTIRS is encoded by the coding sequence ATGAGAAAAGTACTGTCTTTTTCGGGCTTCCTGATGTTGGGGCTCGTCATTTCACAATTCCTGCCAATGATAGCAGGAGAGGGGTATGGAGTTGTCAAGTCCATTTCTAACGTATTGCTTTATGTATGTCTTAGTTTTATAATGATTAACGTGGGCCGGGAATTCGTTCTTGACAAGTCCCGTTGGAAAAGTTATGCCGAAGATTATTTTATAGCGATGGCGACGGCTGCTCTCCCTTGGTTTATGATTGCTATTTATTATGTGTTCATATTACTTCCGCCCGATTACTGGAATAGCTGGGAGGCATGGAAAGAGAATCTGTTGCTAAGCCGTTTTGCCGCCCCTACCTCTGCGGGTATCTTATTTACAATGCTGGCTGCTATCGGATTGAAATCCAGTTGGATTTATAAGAAAATACAGGTATTGGCTATCTTCGATGATCTGGACACGATTATCCTGATGATTCCTCTTCAGATTATGATGATCGGTTTGCGCTGGCAGTTGATTATTGTAGTGGTGATTGTGTTTCTATTGCTGTCTATCGGTTGGCAGCGATTGAATAAATATGATTGGCGGCAGGATTGGAAGGCTATCCTCTTTTATTCTGTTATTATATTTCTGGCTACTCAGATACTTTATTTGGGCAGCAAGGAACTATACGGAGAAGCGGGAAGCATTCATATCGAAGTGCTTTTGCCGGCATTTGTCCTGGGAATGATCATGAAGCATAAAGAACATGATACACCGGTTGAACGGTCGGTTGCTACGGGAATCTCCTTTCTGTTTATGTTCCTGGTGGGGATGAGTATGCCTCATTTTATCGGAGTGAACTTTGCGGAGACTCATGCCGGTACACATTCGGTGACCGGTTCGCAGGAAATGATGTCGTGGGGAATGATTCTATTCCATGTCGTGATGGTTTCTTTGCTGTCAAATCTGGGAAAACTTTGTCCGATGTTCTTTTATCGCGACCGGAAGTTGAGTGAGCGGTTGGCTCTTTCGATCGGTATGTTTACCCGTGGCGAAGTGGGAGCGGGGATTATTTTCATAGCATTAGGATATAATCTGGGAGGTCCGGCATTGGTGATTTCAGTATTGACTTTGGTCTTGAACCTTATTTTGACAGGAATCTTTGTGCTTTGGGTGAAAAACCTGGCGCTGCGTTCCGTTACGACAAAGGACACAACGATTCGTTCTTGA
- the lepA gene encoding translation elongation factor 4, with protein sequence MKNIRNFCIIAHIDHGKSTLADRLLEYTNTIQVTSGQMLDDMDLEKERGITIKSHAIQMEYNYKGEKYILNLIDTPGHVDFSYEVSRSIAACEGALLIVDASQGVQAQTISNLYMAIEHDLEIIPVINKCDMASAMPEEVEDEIVELLGCKREEIIRASGKTGMGVEEILAAVIERIPHPVGDEEAPLQALIFDSVFNSFRGIIAYFKIENGVIRKGDKVKFFNTGKEYDADEVGVLKMELVPRNELRTGDVGYIISGIKTSKEVKVGDTITHVARPCAQAIAGFEEVKPMVFAGVYPIEAEDFEDLRASLEKLQLNDASLTFQPESSLALGFGFRCGFLGLLHMEIVQERLDREFDMNVITTVPNVSYNIYDKQGEMKEVHNPGGMPDPTLIDHIEEPYIKASIITTTDYIGPIMTLCLGKRGELLKQEYISGNRVEIFYNMPLGEIVIDFYDRLKSISKGYASFDYHPNGFRPSKLVKLDIMLNGEPVDALSTLIHFDNAYDMGRRMCEKLKELIPRQQFEIAIQAAIGAKIIARETIKAVRKDVTAKCYGGDVSRKRKLLEKQKRGKKRMKQIGNVEVPQKAFLAVLKLD encoded by the coding sequence ATGAAGAATATTCGAAATTTCTGCATTATAGCCCACATTGATCATGGTAAGTCAACTCTGGCCGACCGTTTGTTGGAGTATACCAACACCATTCAGGTGACTTCAGGGCAGATGCTTGACGACATGGACTTGGAGAAGGAGAGAGGTATCACAATCAAGAGCCATGCCATCCAGATGGAGTATAATTATAAGGGTGAGAAGTATATCCTGAACTTGATTGATACTCCGGGACACGTGGACTTTTCCTATGAGGTGTCCCGTTCTATCGCAGCCTGTGAAGGTGCGTTGCTGATTGTCGATGCATCTCAAGGAGTACAGGCACAGACCATTTCCAACCTGTATATGGCTATCGAGCACGATCTTGAAATTATTCCTGTAATCAATAAATGCGATATGGCAAGCGCCATGCCGGAAGAGGTGGAAGATGAAATTGTCGAATTGCTGGGCTGCAAGCGTGAGGAAATCATACGTGCTTCCGGTAAGACGGGTATGGGGGTGGAAGAGATTCTCGCAGCCGTAATCGAACGTATTCCCCATCCGGTAGGAGATGAGGAAGCACCGCTGCAAGCATTGATCTTCGATTCCGTATTCAACTCTTTCCGTGGTATTATCGCCTATTTCAAGATTGAGAACGGAGTGATTCGGAAAGGGGATAAGGTGAAGTTTTTCAATACGGGCAAAGAATATGACGCTGACGAGGTCGGGGTATTGAAGATGGAGCTGGTTCCTCGCAATGAGCTTCGTACGGGGGATGTAGGGTATATTATTTCCGGTATTAAAACTTCAAAAGAGGTGAAAGTGGGAGATACCATCACTCATGTGGCCCGTCCGTGCGCGCAGGCTATCGCCGGATTTGAGGAAGTGAAGCCGATGGTATTTGCGGGAGTTTATCCGATTGAAGCGGAAGATTTTGAAGATTTGCGCGCTTCGTTGGAAAAATTGCAGTTGAACGACGCTTCTTTGACTTTCCAGCCGGAGTCTTCGTTGGCATTGGGTTTTGGTTTCCGTTGCGGTTTTCTGGGATTGCTCCACATGGAGATCGTGCAGGAACGGCTTGATCGCGAATTCGACATGAATGTGATCACTACCGTGCCCAACGTATCTTATAATATATATGACAAACAGGGAGAGATGAAGGAGGTGCATAATCCCGGTGGTATGCCCGACCCGACATTGATCGATCATATCGAGGAACCCTACATCAAGGCTTCCATCATCACAACTACTGACTATATCGGCCCCATTATGACGCTTTGTCTGGGGAAACGCGGAGAACTCCTTAAACAGGAATATATTTCCGGCAATCGCGTGGAGATCTTTTATAATATGCCTTTGGGGGAAATAGTGATCGACTTCTATGACCGTTTGAAGAGTATTTCGAAAGGGTATGCGTCGTTTGACTATCATCCCAACGGTTTCAGACCTTCCAAGCTGGTGAAACTGGATATTATGCTGAACGGCGAGCCGGTGGACGCTCTGTCTACGTTGATCCATTTCGACAATGCCTATGATATGGGACGCCGGATGTGTGAGAAATTGAAAGAGCTGATTCCCCGCCAACAGTTTGAGATTGCTATCCAGGCGGCTATTGGAGCTAAGATTATAGCGCGTGAAACCATCAAGGCAGTCCGTAAAGACGTAACAGCCAAATGTTACGGTGGCGACGTAAGCCGTAAACGGAAGCTGCTTGAAAAGCAGAAGAGAGGTAAGAAACGAATGAAGCAGATTGGCAACGTGGAGGTTCCTCAGAAGGCCTTCCTTGCCGTACTGAAGTTGGATTAA
- a CDS encoding winged helix-turn-helix domain-containing protein → MLKEKAGVIAGTIWNALNETEGMTAKQLKKATKLVDKDLFLGLGWLLREDKVSVEEVEGELFIKLI, encoded by the coding sequence ATGTTGAAAGAAAAAGCAGGTGTGATTGCAGGTACTATCTGGAATGCACTGAATGAAACAGAAGGAATGACTGCCAAGCAATTGAAGAAAGCAACTAAATTGGTTGACAAAGATTTGTTCCTCGGACTTGGCTGGTTATTGAGAGAAGACAAAGTCTCTGTGGAAGAAGTTGAAGGTGAACTCTTCATCAAATTGATCTAA
- a CDS encoding C-GCAxxG-C-C family protein yields MEDRVQKAVELFKSGYNCSQSVVAAFADMYGFTQEQALRMGASFGGGIGRMRETCGAACGMFLVAGLETGATEATDREGKAANYAVVQELAAEFKKRNGSLICGELLGLKKKEPASNVPEERTAQYYSKRPCAKMVEEAARIWSEYLENHPK; encoded by the coding sequence ATGGAAGATAGAGTACAAAAAGCAGTAGAGCTTTTTAAAAGCGGATACAATTGTTCACAGTCCGTAGTGGCAGCCTTTGCAGATATGTACGGATTCACGCAGGAACAGGCTCTGCGCATGGGGGCATCCTTTGGTGGAGGAATAGGCCGGATGCGCGAAACTTGTGGCGCTGCTTGCGGTATGTTCCTGGTGGCAGGACTCGAAACCGGAGCTACGGAAGCGACAGACCGCGAGGGAAAGGCAGCGAATTATGCAGTTGTCCAGGAATTGGCTGCCGAGTTCAAAAAACGCAACGGGTCGCTGATTTGTGGCGAATTGTTGGGATTGAAGAAAAAAGAACCGGCCTCAAATGTTCCGGAAGAACGTACTGCTCAATATTATAGCAAACGTCCTTGTGCGAAAATGGTGGAAGAAGCGGCGAGAATTTGGTCTGAATATCTCGAAAACCATCCAAAATAA
- a CDS encoding exodeoxyribonuclease III produces the protein MKIITYNVNGLRAAISKGFPEWLAQENLDILCLQETKLQPDQYPAEVFEALGYKSYLYSAQKKGYSGVAILTKQEPDHVEYGMGMEAYDNEGRFIRADFGDLSVVSVYHPSGTSGDERQAFKMVWLEDFQKYVTELRKTRPNLILCGDYNICHEPIDIHDPVRNAKNSGFLPEEREWMTRFLSAGFIDSFRLLYPEKQEYTWWSYRFNSRAKNKGWRIDYCMTSEPVRRWLKSARILNEAVHSDHCPMVLEIDR, from the coding sequence ATGAAGATTATAACTTATAATGTGAACGGCTTGCGTGCTGCTATCTCCAAAGGTTTCCCGGAATGGCTGGCGCAGGAAAACCTGGATATTCTTTGTCTGCAAGAGACAAAACTACAGCCGGATCAATACCCGGCGGAAGTGTTTGAAGCATTGGGCTATAAGTCGTATTTGTATTCGGCACAGAAAAAAGGATATAGCGGAGTGGCCATATTGACCAAGCAAGAACCTGACCACGTGGAATACGGGATGGGAATGGAAGCATACGATAATGAAGGCCGTTTTATCCGTGCGGACTTCGGTGATTTGTCGGTGGTAAGCGTGTACCACCCTTCGGGGACTAGCGGGGACGAACGCCAGGCATTCAAGATGGTGTGGCTGGAGGATTTTCAGAAATACGTGACAGAGCTGCGGAAGACACGTCCGAATCTGATTCTTTGCGGTGATTATAATATATGCCATGAACCGATTGATATTCATGATCCTGTCCGTAATGCGAAGAATAGCGGTTTCCTCCCCGAAGAGCGGGAATGGATGACGCGTTTTCTCTCGGCAGGCTTTATTGATTCTTTCCGTCTGCTTTATCCGGAAAAACAGGAGTATACCTGGTGGAGCTACCGTTTTAATTCGCGTGCCAAAAATAAAGGCTGGCGAATAGATTATTGTATGACCAGCGAGCCGGTACGCCGATGGTTGAAGAGTGCTCGGATTCTGAATGAGGCGGTGCATTCCGATCATTGTCCGATGGTGTTGGAGATTGACCGTTGA
- a CDS encoding Nramp family divalent metal transporter, protein MKNLFQDLKRKDHKRYLGGLDVFKYIGPGLLVTVGFIDPGNWASNFAAGSEFGYSLLWVVTLSTIMLIILQHNVAHLGIVTGLCLSEAATKYTPKWVSRPILGTAVLASISTSLAEILGGAIALEMLFDIPIVWGAVLTTLFVSIMLFTNSYKKIERSIIAFVSVIGLSFIYELFLVQIDWPAATAGWVTPSFPEGSMLIIMSVLGAVVMPHNLFLHSEVIQSHEYNKKDDASIKKVLKYELFDTLFSMIIGWAINSAMILLAAATFFKSGIQVEELQQAKSLLEPLLGSNAAIVFALALLMAGISSTITSGMAAGSIFAGIFGESYHIKDSHSQVGVLLSLGIALLLIFFIGDPFKGLIISQMILSIQLPFTVFLQVGLTSSRKVMGNYVNSRWSTFVLYTIAIIVSVLNIMLLFS, encoded by the coding sequence ATGAAGAATCTTTTTCAAGACTTAAAACGCAAAGATCATAAACGCTATCTGGGCGGACTGGATGTTTTCAAATATATTGGTCCGGGACTTCTGGTGACTGTCGGATTTATAGATCCCGGAAACTGGGCTTCTAATTTTGCCGCCGGATCCGAATTCGGCTATTCATTACTGTGGGTGGTTACCTTGTCCACGATTATGCTGATCATCCTTCAACATAATGTTGCTCACTTGGGGATTGTCACCGGACTTTGCCTTTCGGAAGCTGCCACCAAATATACTCCCAAATGGGTATCCCGTCCTATTCTTGGTACGGCGGTGCTGGCTTCCATCTCTACTTCGCTGGCAGAGATTCTGGGTGGAGCCATCGCATTGGAAATGCTGTTCGATATTCCTATTGTATGGGGAGCTGTGCTGACTACGCTTTTTGTGTCCATCATGCTTTTCACCAATTCCTATAAGAAAATAGAACGTTCCATCATTGCCTTTGTGTCTGTCATCGGACTTTCGTTTATTTATGAGCTTTTCTTGGTGCAGATAGACTGGCCGGCTGCAACGGCGGGGTGGGTGACTCCTTCGTTTCCCGAAGGAAGTATGCTGATAATCATGAGCGTGCTGGGAGCGGTGGTAATGCCTCATAACCTGTTTTTGCATTCGGAAGTGATACAGAGTCACGAGTATAACAAGAAAGATGATGCATCTATCAAGAAAGTACTGAAATATGAGTTGTTCGATACGCTGTTCTCAATGATTATCGGTTGGGCGATTAACAGTGCCATGATTCTGCTGGCTGCCGCGACTTTCTTTAAAAGCGGCATTCAAGTGGAGGAACTGCAACAGGCCAAGTCCTTGCTGGAACCGTTGCTGGGCAGCAATGCTGCCATTGTATTTGCTTTGGCATTGCTGATGGCGGGCATTTCGTCCACCATTACAAGCGGGATGGCGGCAGGTTCCATCTTTGCCGGTATTTTCGGCGAGTCTTATCACATCAAAGACAGTCACTCGCAAGTGGGAGTCCTTTTATCGCTAGGAATCGCCTTATTGCTGATTTTCTTTATCGGAGATCCTTTTAAGGGGCTGATTATTTCGCAGATGATACTTAGTATCCAATTGCCTTTCACGGTCTTTCTGCAAGTCGGACTGACATCTTCCCGGAAGGTGATGGGGAATTATGTGAATAGTCGTTGGAGCACATTTGTGCTGTATACTATCGCGATAATTGTATCCGTACTGAATATCATGCTTCTGTTTTCCTAA
- a CDS encoding TIGR03905 family TSCPD domain-containing protein, with translation MEYVYKTKGTCSTNIELNVEDGVVKEVAFWGGCNGNLQGLSRLVKGMKVEDVISKLEGVRCGGRPTSCPDQLCRALHEMGY, from the coding sequence ATGGAATATGTTTATAAGACGAAAGGCACTTGCAGCACCAACATCGAACTGAATGTGGAAGATGGAGTGGTGAAAGAAGTGGCCTTTTGGGGAGGATGCAACGGCAATCTTCAAGGTCTTTCGCGCCTGGTAAAGGGAATGAAGGTGGAGGACGTGATAAGTAAACTTGAAGGAGTACGCTGTGGCGGCAGACCCACTTCGTGTCCGGACCAGTTATGCCGTGCATTGCATGAGATGGGGTATTGA
- a CDS encoding YebC/PmpR family DNA-binding transcriptional regulator, translated as MGRAFEYRKATKLKRWGHMAKTFTRLGKQIAIAVKAGGPEPENNPTLRSVIATCKRENMPKDNIERAIKNAMGKDQSDYKGMTYEGYGPHGVAVFVDTLTDNPTRTVADVRSVFNKFGGNLGTMGSLAFLFDHKCVFTFKKKEDLDMEELILDLIDYNVEDEYDEDREEGTITIYGDPKSYAAIQKHLEECGFEDVGGDFTYIPNDLKEVTPEQRETLDKMVERLEEFDDVQTVYTNMQPEGEE; from the coding sequence ATGGGAAGAGCATTTGAATATAGAAAAGCTACCAAGCTGAAGAGATGGGGCCACATGGCTAAAACATTTACAAGACTGGGTAAACAAATCGCTATTGCTGTAAAGGCAGGTGGTCCGGAACCTGAAAACAACCCGACACTCCGTTCGGTGATCGCTACTTGTAAGCGTGAAAATATGCCGAAGGATAACATCGAGCGTGCCATCAAGAATGCGATGGGTAAAGACCAGAGTGACTATAAGGGCATGACGTATGAGGGATACGGTCCTCACGGAGTAGCTGTATTCGTAGATACACTTACCGACAACCCTACCCGTACCGTAGCGGACGTGCGTTCCGTTTTCAACAAATTCGGCGGGAACTTGGGTACAATGGGTTCTTTGGCATTCCTTTTCGACCATAAGTGTGTTTTCACTTTCAAGAAGAAAGAGGACTTGGATATGGAAGAGCTGATTCTTGACCTGATAGATTATAATGTGGAAGATGAATATGATGAAGATAGGGAAGAAGGAACAATTACGATCTATGGTGATCCTAAGAGCTATGCCGCCATTCAGAAACATTTGGAGGAATGTGGTTTCGAAGATGTCGGTGGAGATTTCACTTATATCCCGAACGATCTGAAAGAGGTTACTCCGGAACAGCGTGAGACATTAGATAAGATGGTGGAACGTTTGGAAGAATTTGACGACGTACAGACCGTTTATACCAATATGCAACCGGAAGGCGAAGAATAA